One genomic segment of Myxocyprinus asiaticus isolate MX2 ecotype Aquarium Trade chromosome 14, UBuf_Myxa_2, whole genome shotgun sequence includes these proteins:
- the rrp7a gene encoding ribosomal RNA-processing protein 7 homolog A, with translation MAESKGERACVIPGGFTVLSLKFSEDDAAVHQLCVKEHRVRSEKNTHRPLDRTLFVLNIPPYCTQSVVTDLFSRFGPIESVELCERPGGSETTRSELSKHFTPAEKQCFRVGYIIFKNTSSVTEAKCHSSSIPLIVSTKDRPIRTGIHKWIEQYSQLLIEASSLQSAVDKFMNEFDRLKEEEAERLKKEAEQQKEDEEGWVKVTKGGRGAKARPHSEMANERLLKKENKKRERKELLNFYSWQHRNTQREHIAELRRKFEEDKQRIALLRAQRKFRPY, from the exons ATGGCGGAGTCCAAGGGTGAACGCGCGTGTGTGATTCCCGGAGGTTTTACAG tgctgtCACTGAAGTTCAGTGAGGATGATGCTGCTGTTCATCAGCTGTGTGTTAAAGAACATCGAGTCCGATCtgagaaaaacacacacagaccacTGGACAGAACACTGTTTGTCCTCAACATCCCTCCGTACTGCACACAG AGTGTTGTTACAGACTTGTTCTCACGGTTTGGTCCGATCGAGTCAGTAGAACTGTGTGAGAGACCAGGAGGATCAGAAACTACCCGGAGTGAGCTGTCCAAACACTTCACACCTGCAGAGAAACAG tGTTTCAGAGTGGGCtacattatatttaaaaacacttCCAGTGTAACAGAGGCAAAGTGTCATTCATCAAGCATCCCGCTGATCGTCTCCACGAAAGACCGACCCATCAGAACCGGCATTCACA agtgGATTGAACAGTATTCCCAGTTGCTGATTGAAGCGTCGTCACTGCAGAGCGCCGTTGATAAATTCATGAATGAATTTGACAGACTGAAGGAAGAG GAGGCGGAGCGTCTGAAGAAAGAGGCGGAGCAACAGAAGGAGGATGAAGAGGGTTGGGTGAAAGTGACGAAGGGAGGCCGTGGCGCTAAGGCCCGCCCACACAGCGAGATGGCCAATGAGAGATtgcttaaaaaagaaaacaagaaaagggAACGTAAAGAGCTGCTGAACTTTTACTCGTGGCAGCACAGAAACACACAGCGCGAAC ACATCGCTGAGCTCAGGAGAAAGTTTGAAGAAGATAAACAGAGAATCGCTTTACTGCGAGCACAGAGGAAATTCAGACCCTACTGA